The Lycium barbarum isolate Lr01 chromosome 12, ASM1917538v2, whole genome shotgun sequence genome includes a region encoding these proteins:
- the LOC132624673 gene encoding LEAF RUST 10 DISEASE-RESISTANCE LOCUS RECEPTOR-LIKE PROTEIN KINASE-like 1.3: MNSQSFYFFSLLTLFSCLILIHVPQGSSNPEFYQTCGNTYSCGDITGLSYPFRNVNDPPFCGYPGFELNCNQDNITTMVINNIKHRILDVHLTTQTIRIVREDIMESTCPVDLVNTTLDYSLFDYAAGYSNLTFLYNCPVSSSPAETDVMMACRSSKYHNVFILPGAVGPGKCNASVTVPVLQTSAATVASLNSSGLGQVLQQGFYIRWKIDSKACSECIDTKGKCGYDEFMKQTTCYCPGPPYESASCSVATFGFSPPLPISKPAPSPSSGKCSCFPKNYFWLNLPS, translated from the coding sequence ATGAATTCCCAAAGCTTTTACTTCTTCTCTTTGCTCACTTTGTTTTCTTGCCTTATACTAATTCATGTACCTCAAGGTTCCAGTAATCCTGAATTCTACCAAACTTGTGGAAATACCTATAGCTGTGGTGATATTACAGGATTGAGTTATCCTTTTCGCAATGTCAATGATCCTCCCTTCTGTGGTTATCCTGGTTTTGAGCTCAATTGCAATCAGGATAATATTACCACTATggtcatcaacaacatcaaacatcGAATATTAGATGTACATTTAACAACCCAAACAATAAGGATTGTTAGGGAGGATATCATGGAATCAACTTGTCCTGTTGATTTAGTTAACACAACTCTGGATTACTCCCTCTTCGATTACGCTGCTGGCTATTCAAACTTGACCTTCCTATATAATTGCCCTGTTTCATCCAGCCCTGCGGAAACAGATGTTATGATGGCTTGTAGAAGTAGCAAATATCACAATGTTTTCATACTGCCGGGTGCTGTAGGCCCGGGGAAGTGCAATGCTAGTGTTACAGTTCCAGTACTTCAAACGAGTGCTGCTACTGTTGCATCCTTGAATTCATCAGGTTTGGGACAAGTGCTTCAACAGGGCTTTTATATAAGATGGAAAATTGACAGTAAAGCCTGCAGTGAATGTATTGACACAAAGGGGAAATGTGGGTATGATGAATTCATGAAGCAAACAACTTGCTATTGTCCTGGTCCTCCATATGAATCTGCTTCTTGTTCAGTTGCTACTTTTGGATTCTCACCACCATTACCAATATCTAAACCAGCTCCATCTCCATCCTCAGGTAAATGTTCTTGTTTTCCTAAGAACTATTTCTGGCTCAATTTGCCTTCTTAG
- the LOC132624674 gene encoding LEAF RUST 10 DISEASE-RESISTANCE LOCUS RECEPTOR-LIKE PROTEIN KINASE-like 2.8, whose amino-acid sequence MKGIFSFQFLAYTVLLFILFHLPPLSSLENHWFASCGKSFNCGKITGITYPFWGNDRPKECGYPGFELQCDDQGNTIIQISNIKYLVVGINLEAQIMTVSRKDLAADWICQFNTTIDNSNIFEYASTLVNFTFNYVCPPWAPPPTGSLNCPINGMNYKNSFTIGGNEGDGACHATIIVPGRKEFRPGGTIGDLRALKELLEHGFDVRWKVDNSHCKECEKFGGRCGFDVGGKKFRCWCPDDQSSSSSNNTCTVATPAGTFYLFLLNFCISLSLIFIVYSVVI is encoded by the coding sequence ATGAAAGGCATTTTCTCCTTTCAGTTTCTAGCTTACACAGTACTtttattcatcttatttcatCTTCCTCCTCTTTCTTCCCTCGAAAACCATTGGTTTGCTAGCTGTGGTAAGTCCTTCAACTGTGGAAAAATAACTGGAATTACTTATCCTTTCTGGGGAAATGATCGACCAAAGGAATGTGGGTATCCTGGATTCGAACTTCAATGTGACGATCAGGGCAACACCATAATACAAATCTCGAACATAAAATACCTTGTTGTCGGTATTAATTTGGAGGCACAAATTATGACAGTTTCTAGAAAAGATCTAGCAGCAGACTGGATTTGTCAATTTAACACGACTATAGATAATTCCAATATATTCGAGTATGCTTCGACCTTAGTGAATTTCACGTTCAATTACGTGTGTCCCCCTTGGGCTCCACCTCCAACAGGGTCGTTGAATTGTCCgataaatggaatgaattataaGAATAGTTTTACAATTGGAGGTAACGAGGGAGATGGTGCATGTCATGCTACAATAATTGTACCAGGTCGTAAGGAGTTTAGGCCTGGAGGAACAATTGGAGATTTGAGGGCATTGAAGGAGTTGCTAGAACATGGATTTGATGTTAGATGGAAAGTGGATAATAGTCATTGTAAGGAGTGTGAAAAGTTTGGGGGACGTTGTGGATTTGATGTTGGTGGAAAAAAGTTTAGGTGTTGGTGCCCTGATGATCAATCTTCTTCTTCGTCTAATAATACGTGCACGGTGGCTACACCGGCTGGTACGTTTTACCTTTTCCTTCTTAATTTCTGCATTTCCCTATCATTAATTTTTATTGTTTATTCGGTAGTCATCTAA
- the LOC132623391 gene encoding putative glutamine amidotransferase GAT1_2.1 gives MAVEELSVVLPRVLIVSRRTVRKNKFVDFVGEYHLDLIVSYGAVPVIVPRVSGVHMLLDSFEPIHGVLLCEGEDIDPSLYNDELSDLSPEELEEIRRLHASDTAIDKEKDTIELRLAKLCLERNIPYLGICRGSQVLNVASGGTLLQDIGKETSRNVPENQRVIHMDYDNYDGHRHVIKVVEETPLHHWFKDSLEDEKMEISVNSYHHQGVKKLAQRFVPMAYAPDGLIEGFYDPDAYNPSEGKFIMGLQFHPERMRQEDTDEFDYPGCTFAYQEFVKSVVAYQKKLNSSTRIQKPLKLNQEMEKKRKIIVRSFSLARDIYERGRTMQPSKTSDLDVGAEFLESNTALSSQQEARLMQMGATVRNASSYLEKLKMNEEKEGLARKVMGKMSMEQLSDLKSFYSMMGQICSEVLERKLQDLLTLEEC, from the exons ATGGCTGTCGAGGAGCTCTCAGTCGTCCTACCTCGTGTGCTCATCGTTTCTAGACGTACCGTTCGCAAGAACAAGTTTGTTGATTTTGTTG GAGAATATCATCTTGATCTTATAGTAAGCTATGGAGCTGTTCCGGTTATTGTACCCCGAGTTTCAGGGGTACATATGTTATTAGACAGTTTTGAGCCAATTCATGGTGTTCTTCTCTGTGAAGGAGAAGATATCGACCCTTCTCTGTACAACGACGAACTCTCCGATCTTTCCCCTGAAGAATTGGAAGAAATCAGGAGATTACACGCTAGCGATACTGCAATTGACAAAGAAAAAGACACAATTGAACTCAGATTGGCTAAGCTTTGTCTAGAAAGAAACATACCTTATTTGGGTATATGCAGGGGTTCACAGGTACTAAATGTTGCATCTGGGGGCACGCTTTTACAAGACATTGGGAAAGAAACATCAAGAAACGTCCCTGAAAATCAGAGGGTAATTCACATGGATTATGATAACTATGATGGTCATAGACATGTTATAAAAGTCGTCGAGGAAACGCCATTGCACCATTGGTTCAAGGATTCTTTAGAAGATGAAAAAATGGAAATTTCCGTGAATAGTTATCACCACCAAGGAGTTAAAAAATTAGCTCAGCGGTTTGTTCCTATGGCATATGCCCCTGATGGTTTAATTGAAGGATTTTATGATCCGGATGCTTATAATCCTTCAGAGGGTAAGTTCATTATGGGACTTCAATTTCATCCGGAACGAATGAGGCAAGAGGATACTGATGAATTTGACTATCCTGGATGTACATTTGCTTATCAG GAGTTTGTGAAGTCTGTAGTTGCTTATCAGAAGAAACTCAACAGCTCAACCAGAATCCAAAAGCCCTTAAAGCTTAATCAAGAAATGGAGAAGAAGAGGAAAATTATAGTTAGAAGTTTTTCTCTTGCTAGAGATATATACGAAAGAGGCCGTACGATGCAGCCATCTAAAACTTCAGACTTAGATGTAGGAGCAGAATTCCTTGAG TCTAATACAGCATTGAGTTCGCAACAAGAGGCAAGGTTAATGCAAATGGGAGCAACAGTAAGGAATGCATCATCCTATTTGGAGAAATTGAAGATGAATGAGGAGAAAGAGGGGTTGGCAAGGAAAGTAATGGGAAAAATGTCAATGGAACAGCTATCTGATCTGAAGTCATTTTACAGCATGATGGGACAGATATGTTCAGAAGTCTTGGAGAGAAAACTCCAGGATCTCTTGACTCTTGAGGAGTGTTGA